CATATTGTTGACGAGTTTCTTCGGATCTGAAGTGCTTTTTTGCTCCAACAAAACGATCACCAACCGAGCACTCAACACAGACGGGGTCTCCAGTCACCTCATCGTGACGCATGTGTCGCTCAGCAACGATTGTTTTACACTCTGGACAGAAAGCATAGGTCGGACTACCAAGCGACTCTCGAATTGCAGTTGCAGCTGCTGGAATGGTGTCGATTCCACCTCTCCCTTCTTCGGCAAACCTGCATTTTTCGATTGTATTATCCATAATCCACGCATCATCGTCGGTGGCAAACCAGTCAATCGCATATGTTCGTCTGTTCATTTTGATGCTTGCGTCTACCCTGGAAACGTAGAATGGTTGCAACATCTCGACAGTAACATCATCAGCCGAGGGAACGCATTCTTTGCTATAGGTCTGATTGTTGTCTCCAGTGTATGTTACCGTTTCAGTCAACCGGTCTACTTCCTGTTGTTTGACCCACTCTCGAAACTCTTGATCCGTCCCCTCAAACCGACGCCGGTTAATATTATCCACAACATCTTCATATCGGTCTTCATTTATTTCGTGAATGTCCGAGTTTAGCTCATATTCAGAGACGATCTCATTGAGCTCATCAGGAAGTCCTTTGAGATTTGAGCTTGTCCCGTCGATAACAAACTGATTTGTATCATTAACCGTATGGATGACACCAGCGCCTGTCTCAAATACTCGGGTCGTATTTGTCACAACGGCATTCACCGGGTGAAGTGAAATCGTGGTAAATGGCTCAGGGACATCATCAGGGGATAGGTACTTGATCCGGTCAATTGCTTTGTAAAATTCATCTAATAGATCCTGAGAATGTGGCGGCTGTAACACATTGTCTGTAACAATTTCTACGCGGCCATTGTAGAGGTCCATCCCAACGTTGTCTGCGACTTCTCGGAGTCGCTGCCCATCGAAAATCTCAATTCCGACCTTCTCAGCATATTTGATTGCTGGATTTGTTAACCGACCAGTTGTAGCAATCATTCCTCGCTTCGGGCCATCATAGTCGTATGTGCGAACTGCTGAGTCGAGTTTCTGTATAACTGGTCGGCCCACAGTATCCGTGTGCTTGCACTCGACCACAACTGCCGTGTTTTGTCCGTTAGATGATGAATCGATCATCGTGATGTCCCGGCCCTTGTCAGCAGTTCGACGTGATCTCTCAACATCTTCGTATCCAAGGTTTCTGAAAACATTACACATCACCTCTTCAAATTCGAACCCGCCGACTTCATCGAGTATTGGCATGTATTATTCTATGATTCTGCGTCTGGTATAAAATGGTTGACTATTCAGTTGAACGAAATCCTCTTGGTAAATGTTCATCGGAAACCATGGTCTTTTCCGGAGTCAGTGTTCTTTATCCAGAATAGCTCATAAGACGCTTACTTTGTCAGTTTCGTTTGGAATCACGGCGGTTAGCCTCATGGCACTGCTGTTCTTCTTTGCAGCAATTGTCGAAGGGAGTTCTGGGTTTGGCTTTCCAGTTATCAGTACAGTTACTCTCGCATTGTTTATTGACCTGCAGCTTGCAGTTATCCTTGCGATTCCTGGGATCGTTGCTGCGAATATCAAACTCGCTCGCAGTCTTTCTCCCCGACAAAAGGAGGAAGCTGCGACACGCTTCTGGCCACTGATCGGATCAATATTAGTATTCTCCGTGCTTGGACTATTCGTGATTGATGATATTCCAGTCAATGCGATTGAGTTTGGGCTCGGGATAATTACGCTTGGATTTGCAATTTATAAACAGCCCTTCTTTGAGATTCCTATCAGCGATGAGCCATCTGACAATCCTCCATTTGGGGGAACTGGATCGATGATTGTACTGGGCGGAATATTCGGGCTCATCTTTGGGATGACAAACGTCGGAGTGCAAATTGTTGCGTACCTGAAAACGCGTCCACTAAGCCACTTGTTTTTTATTGGAGTTGTTGGAATCGTATTCTTCGGGGTGAACATTATTCGATTTATTGGGGCAGCTGTAGGAGGTCTATATCCAACGTTGACAGTTATCGGCATTGCCCTATTATTGATGATTCCTGCATACATTGGTGCGCTTATTGGAATCCGATACGGTCGTCAACTGTCACTATATCGAATCCGAGCACTCGTTGCAGTTGTGTTGACGATCGTTTCACTGCGTCTCATTGGTTTTCCAATACTTCAGTTTATCTGAGTAACTTCATCGATTACTGCCGCACTAAAAACAATAATTAAGCAACCAGCCGATGTGCAGTGACTAGCGTAGTTGCGCTGATTGTCATACGAGGAATCACTATTGGAGGGCAGCGTATGATAGGCTGTCTATCCTACGGGCTTTGGAAACTCATTGTTGTCATTGTCCCCCTTCTACAGGCGGAGCAGGCCGAGTGCCTCAGGGCTTGACAAAAGGTGGCTTACAATACTGACTAAAGATTACGTCTTGCTATCGCTAAGCTAACCAGATACCCGGGTACTATATAATCAGAAGATAAATAGCACCAGTCACGATCAGGAGTGCTAATCCATAAACTGCCACACTGACAATAAACGATGCGATTCTAAACGGCAGCAGAATAAGTTTTAGAGGGAGCGTTATGATCGTCCAAAGTACGCTGATAAGCTTTCCAATCATATTTACATGTTATTTGGCTAGCCTCATCAGCTTTGGTGCATTTCAACATAGTTGTTCAGGGATACAGCCAGTGTTATCATAACTATATGATGGTTATTATTCTCAAACAACCAAATTGCTGGTCTTCACTCTGGTGTTGGGGTTAGTCGTGTTGCTGTTGCCTTCCATGATAGTGTTACGTCACACCCTTTAGCTAAATTAAGTCGATTTGTGCTCTCCGCTGTGATCATGGCTTGAAATGTGATGCTCTCAACATCAATCTCTACTGTATGCACTGTCTCGCCTTCCTGAATCGCTGTAACAGTTCCAGATAGACGATTTCTTGCACTTGTTGTATTAGGGTTTGGATCTGCGACCGGATCAAAAACAGTTAGTGAATCTGCTCCCACCCGAACCTGAACGGCATCACCAATATTTACGCCATCGTGTAGCCCGCGTACGGTGCCGAGATCTGTTCTTACATCTGCCAATTCGCCAGAGATTGATGATACTGTCCCCTCAAGAACTGTTTCAGGAACTTGTGCGGTTGCAGTGAGGGCTGCCTGCAGTCGTTCATATTGATTTAGCAATTGTGTAGCTGTGTCAGTTAACTTGCTCCCGCCCCCGTCTTTTCCACCACGCTGTCGTTTGACGAGCTTGCCAAATACGTCTTCAAGCTCGTCAATTCGAGAGAGTTCACGTGCCCGTGACCGCCCGAGATTTGTCGATGCCTTAGCTATTGATCCGGTCTGGTCTATTTCCTTGAGTAATATAGCATCCCGCTTGTCGAATTCAATCCCCTTCCGCACAAGCGTGGCACTTCCCTGTCCGCTTATTTGTTCCATTGTTAGAACCTATTTGTTGGCTAAACTTAATATACAAGCTCTCCATCAATGAACTTGCGTGCTCGAGGGTCATTGGGGTTCGTAAAGACACGCTCAGTGGGACCAGTTTCGATAAGTTGCCCCTCAAGCATTACTGCGACCCGATCAGCAATGCGCTTTGCTTGATTCATGTCATGTGTAGCAATTGCAACACCCATTCCGCGCGTACGTGCGGTATTGATTGCATCTTCGATCACGGCAGTATTTCTTGGATCTAGATCTGAGGTAGGCTCATCAAGAAGTAGAAAGTCAGGATCATATGCAAGTGCACGAGCAAATGCCACCCGCTGAGCTTCCCCGCCTGAGAGTGATTCAGCTGATCGGGTCTCTGCGTTTGCAAGACCAACAATATTGAGTGCCTCAGTAACCTCGTGACTAGTCTTCTCGCCGGTCATTCGCGAAACCCATCGTCTAAGCCGATCACGCCAGCTCTGTCGAATATGCCGTCCATAGTTCACATTCCGACGAACAGTTGTATCAAAGAGATTTGGTTCTTGAAACACCATCCCAATACGCCGTCTAACCCTGAGCCGTTCACGTTTCGATAGCTCCCACACGTTGGTGTTATCTATTTTAACTGATCCTGTGTCTGGACGATGAAAACATGCCAAAAGTCGTAGGAGGGTTGTCTTTCCGGTTCCAGAAGGACCGATAACTGCTACTGTTTTCCCTGGCTCAATGGTGAGGGTTACGTCATTAAGGACATCAGAATCACCGAAACCACAACGAACATTTTCGACTCCAAGTCCATCAGCTATCGTTCGTTTGTTGTTTTGACGCTGCTGTTGTTGGATCATGTACGACCACCGCCCAGTCGGAGAACGATACCATTGATTATCAGCACAAGTATCACAAGCACCGCACCGAGGATCATTGCTAGCTCAAAGCGACCTTGTCTGGCCTCAAGCTGGATTGCAGTAGTTAACGTTCGTGTCACGGAGGTCCCATCAGCACGCACAATGTTGCCACCGACGATGAGAACTGATCCAACTTCGCTAATTGCCCTTCCCAGTCCAGCTAAAATCCCAGTCGCTATGCCATAACGGGCTTCTTTGATCGTTGCCAGTGCAACATCAAGACGTGTTCCCCCCATCGCATACGCAGCATCTCGAACACCATCGTCAACGCTGGTGACAGCAGCAAGACTAATGCCAGTGATAACCGGAGCAGCTAAAATAATCTGCGATAAGATCATTGCCTCTTTTGTAAACATCAGATCAAATGTCCCGAGCGGTCCTTGGTTTGAGACGGCAAACAATACAATGAGACCAACAACCACACTTGGGAATCCCATCCCTGTGTTAATGACAGCAACGACAAGCTGCTTACCATGGAAATCTGAAAAACCAACGAACATTGCAATTGGTAAGCTCACAAGGGTGCTAATCAGGACAGCGGTAAGGCTCACGTACAATGAAACGTAGATAATACTTTGAATGTAGTTCCAGTCAAATGGGAAATTGATAAACAACGGCGTAATGTGTCCTACGATAGGGACGACCTGTGGCACTGTTTCAATCATGTGTGATCATTCTTCGTCTGGCTTCCATTCTTTGGGAACATATTGCTGGAATTTCGGCTGCTCTGAAATTGATTCTGGAAAAAACAGTCGCTCGCCATCAACCGTATATTCCTCAATAATCTCTTGACCCTTCGGGGATGTGATAAATCCGATGTACGACATTGCGAGGTCGTACTTGACGTCCTTGTGGAGAGTGGGATTTACAGCGACGATACCATACGGGTTTGCAAGGATGTCTGGACCATTTTCAATTGGGCCTTCAACATGAATTGAAAGGGTGTCAAGCTCAGACCGCTGCGATAAGTAAGTTCCTCGATCAGACAGTGTATATCCAGAGTCAATATGCGCTTGATTTAGTGCTTCCCCCATTCCGCTTCCAATCTCACGGTACCATTCGCCGCCGCGTTTACCTTGACTTTTGTCCCAGATTTCACATTCCTTTGTATGTGTTCCAGAATTATCGCCACGTGAAATAAAGATAGCTTTATTCTCAGCGATCTCCTCAAATGCTTTCGTCACTTGATTCATATCATGTA
This portion of the Salinarchaeum sp. IM2453 genome encodes:
- a CDS encoding restriction endonuclease, producing the protein MPILDEVGGFEFEEVMCNVFRNLGYEDVERSRRTADKGRDITMIDSSSNGQNTAVVVECKHTDTVGRPVIQKLDSAVRTYDYDGPKRGMIATTGRLTNPAIKYAEKVGIEIFDGQRLREVADNVGMDLYNGRVEIVTDNVLQPPHSQDLLDEFYKAIDRIKYLSPDDVPEPFTTISLHPVNAVVTNTTRVFETGAGVIHTVNDTNQFVIDGTSSNLKGLPDELNEIVSEYELNSDIHEINEDRYEDVVDNINRRRFEGTDQEFREWVKQQEVDRLTETVTYTGDNNQTYSKECVPSADDVTVEMLQPFYVSRVDASIKMNRRTYAIDWFATDDDAWIMDNTIEKCRFAEEGRGGIDTIPAAATAIRESLGSPTYAFCPECKTIVAERHMRHDEVTGDPVCVECSVGDRFVGAKKHFRSEETRQQYENEVAEKGIVEKLSINKTGVAAVTLILLAAMFFLFV
- a CDS encoding TOBE domain-containing protein; translated protein: MEQISGQGSATLVRKGIEFDKRDAILLKEIDQTGSIAKASTNLGRSRARELSRIDELEDVFGKLVKRQRGGKDGGGSKLTDTATQLLNQYERLQAALTATAQVPETVLEGTVSSISGELADVRTDLGTVRGLHDGVNIGDAVQVRVGADSLTVFDPVADPNPNTTSARNRLSGTVTAIQEGETVHTVEIDVESITFQAMITAESTNRLNLAKGCDVTLSWKATATRLTPTPE
- a CDS encoding substrate-binding domain-containing protein, encoding MIQRRQFLATTAGGITATMAGCIGGGEESDAEILDQTLTLSTTTSTYNTGLLHELNAAFAERFGTTVDAIPQGTGQALETARSGDVDVVMVHARSLEDKFLKDGDGVNRRDLMFNDFIVVGPEDDPAGIHDMNQVTKAFEEIAENKAIFISRGDNSGTHTKECEIWDKSQGKRGGEWYREIGSGMGEALNQAHIDSGYTLSDRGTYLSQRSELDTLSIHVEGPIENGPDILANPYGIVAVNPTLHKDVKYDLAMSYIGFITSPKGQEIIEEYTVDGERLFFPESISEQPKFQQYVPKEWKPDEE
- a CDS encoding ABC transporter permease, whose translation is MIETVPQVVPIVGHITPLFINFPFDWNYIQSIIYVSLYVSLTAVLISTLVSLPIAMFVGFSDFHGKQLVVAVINTGMGFPSVVVGLIVLFAVSNQGPLGTFDLMFTKEAMILSQIILAAPVITGISLAAVTSVDDGVRDAAYAMGGTRLDVALATIKEARYGIATGILAGLGRAISEVGSVLIVGGNIVRADGTSVTRTLTTAIQLEARQGRFELAMILGAVLVILVLIINGIVLRLGGGRT
- a CDS encoding sulfite exporter TauE/SafE family protein; the protein is MSVSFGITAVSLMALLFFFAAIVEGSSGFGFPVISTVTLALFIDLQLAVILAIPGIVAANIKLARSLSPRQKEEAATRFWPLIGSILVFSVLGLFVIDDIPVNAIEFGLGIITLGFAIYKQPFFEIPISDEPSDNPPFGGTGSMIVLGGIFGLIFGMTNVGVQIVAYLKTRPLSHLFFIGVVGIVFFGVNIIRFIGAAVGGLYPTLTVIGIALLLMIPAYIGALIGIRYGRQLSLYRIRALVAVVLTIVSLRLIGFPILQFI
- a CDS encoding amino acid ABC transporter ATP-binding protein; the encoded protein is MIQQQQRQNNKRTIADGLGVENVRCGFGDSDVLNDVTLTIEPGKTVAVIGPSGTGKTTLLRLLACFHRPDTGSVKIDNTNVWELSKRERLRVRRRIGMVFQEPNLFDTTVRRNVNYGRHIRQSWRDRLRRWVSRMTGEKTSHEVTEALNIVGLANAETRSAESLSGGEAQRVAFARALAYDPDFLLLDEPTSDLDPRNTAVIEDAINTARTRGMGVAIATHDMNQAKRIADRVAVMLEGQLIETGPTERVFTNPNDPRARKFIDGELVY